DNA sequence from the Janibacter sp. CX7 genome:
TTGCTCCCGACGAGTCCGCCGCGGAATCCCGTGGGCGCGCGGCCGCCCGGGACCACGTCGTCGAAGCTCGCGACGATCTCGTCCACGAAGCCGTAGTCGAGCGCCTCGGTCGCGCTGTACCAGCGGTCACGAAGGGAGTCCTCGAAGACCCGCTCGAGTGGTTGCCCGGTGTCGCCGGCGATCAGGCCGAGCACCGTGTCGCGGGTGTGCCGCAGGTCGTCGGCCTGCAGCTCCACGTCGACGGCCGTGCCGCCGATGCCGGCCGAGCCCTGGTGGAGCAGGATCCGTGAGTGCGGCAGAGCGCGTCGCTTGCCCGGGGTACCCGCCGAGA
Encoded proteins:
- a CDS encoding ClpP family protease, whose translation is MSETPTPTSFDDRTRRELQRQRVLVLDGVLDDDNGTLLMTQLMSLAADDPTSDIALWIHSPGGSVPAMLAIRDIMRLVPNDVSTLALGIACSAGQFLLSAGTPGKRRALPHSRILLHQGSAGIGGTAVDVELQADDLRHTRDTVLGLIAGDTGQPLERVFEDSLRDRWYSATEALDYGFVDEIVASFDDVVPGGRAPTGFRGGLVGSNR